Part of the Hevea brasiliensis isolate MT/VB/25A 57/8 chromosome 16, ASM3005281v1, whole genome shotgun sequence genome is shown below.
aaaagaatatatatatatatatatatatatatatatatatatatatatatatcttcaatTGGGCCTCCATAAAATTCCAGATTAGTTCATCATGCCATGGGCTTGTACGGAAAGGAGCAATGCAATTGCGCCCTGAAACAAGGTGGTCTTGAAAAATGGGGTAAAGAGTAAATTCTTGGAGCCCCATCCACAGGCTGAGGGCTCAAGCAAGATCAGACTAATAGAAGCTAAGGAAGAAATTAATTATGTGCCGCTTGCGAGCGTTATGCTTCATGGTTTAAATGAAGAAGGAAAGCAATGAAGGCGTGTGGGCATTGTCAATAGCGTACAATTACTTTTACAATCATACACACCACTGCTGGAATGCCAATCAGGATTAGAAAGTATATATGCATTTGTGCTGTCAGGATTAGAAAGgatctatatcttatttctaCTAAAATAAATGAATGTATGATATTGTGTGGTCTTTTTGCTGAAGTACAGGGGAGTGCATAATAGATAAATTGACCCCGTCTCTGATTGCAAAATTTTAGGGGACCACAGACAATATTCTGTTAAAAGTAAAATCAATTGATTGTTTACTGAATTAAATCTAAATGCAGTCAATATTTTgtgacacaaaaaaaaaaaaaaattcttttgctGAATATACATAATACGAAATACAGCCAAATGATCCTGTCCTGAGCTAACGTCCGAAAATAGGTGTATCAAGAAACTTTCAGCGACGTTGGCGGGAACGGAGATCATATTTCCTTGTCATGGAAGTTGTTGAAATTGAGTTCTCTCCAACTTCTTCTAAGTTATCAACTTCATCTGGTGACTCTGTTTCAAGCCATGAAGGCCAGTTGACATCACTATCGGTTTCCCATGACAACTCTTTATTCCTTTGCATGTCATTAACTTTGTCAATTAATGTTAGTATCATCTGATGATTCATAACTTCGTAGTCCCTGGAAAAGTTATGAATAATTTCTTCAAATACAGGAATTCTGAGTACATATTAACCAACTCTGGTATAATTCTTCATTTACAAACCTGTATGTGTAAATGGAGTGTAGAAGCTGAATGGATGAGAGAAGCACATAGAGCGacctaaccaaattaattagccaTGTTTGCTGTTCAATGTTATTTTCTGTCAGTCGGAGTATTGCAACTTCTATCAAGAACGTGGCACAGAGACCTGTGAAcaacaatatatttatttttagacTAATATTTTATCTAGACTTAATTTTTTAGGATCAAGTTAAGATGGAAAGCTTACCTATGTATAGACTTGCTCTTACAGTGTATGTTTGTTTTGTGCTGGTGAACATGTAGATGATAAAGACTGACATTGTGTAGATGAAGAATACTTTAATTATTCGTGATTCAACTAACATAGCATTGTGCAGAGCAAACAGCTTATCCAGTGCTATGAACATGCTAGTTTGCTTTGATTCAAAAGCTTCCTGTAAAGTGTTAAAACCATGTAAATTATTTGTCTCAGTGTCTCAGCAAAAAACTATACTCAAAAGTAGTAAGGACTCAATGGAAACACAAACCTGAGCTGCTAATATTGACTTTGAATTTTCGATCAAGTTGTCATGTACTTGTTGAAGCTGTGCTTGCCGCTGGAGAAGCTCTTCCTGCTGTTTACGGCCATATTCTGTTAGTCTTTCAAGAGTACTCCTGTAATTTAACAATGACATCAGAAAAATACCATTTAGTCATTATAGTTTTGACAATTAATTTCAGTGTTTTGTTTTATATTTTACCTGCTCTCTACTAGTGCTTCTGATTGGAATTCAGTTAGCAGTTGTAGACCCTTGAGTGCAGTGGACTGCCCATCTAGAAGTTGATGTTGCTTGTCCAAGGATTTCCCAGCCTTATCCTCAATGTCATCAGCTGTATTCTGCAAATTTCGCATTCTTGAAGACATTGTTTCTCCAACTGTATCAATTTGCTTCTCTATTTCAGCAGCCTCAATCCTCAAACTGTCCACTTGTTGGCCCAAATTGGTGTAAGCATCATGAATGGTTGCCATCCCTTCCTTCAACTTGTCATTCATTCTTGCCTGTTCTTCTCGCAGTTCGGATTGAGAATGTGCTATTTCTCTGGATTGCTTATAAACAGATTCTGAATGACGAGATAAAACATCCATGTGATCCTTAACATCCTCTATTGTTTGAGATACATTTTGAACGTGAAAATCAGTTGAACATAAGGTCTCGTGAATCTGATTTGAGCTCTTTGATAGGGAATATGTTCTCTCTTGTATGATTTCTAGTTGGTCTGTGGTGTATTCTGCTGAATTTTTAAGATCATTCACTAGTCTTTCCATTTTATGCTTGAAGGAATGGGCCCTGACGAAAAGCAGACATGATTAAAATTTCCATTAGTTTGTGAGAAACAAACCAGAAGAATGTATGATCATAGTCAGTGAGATACTTAACTGTAACTGATAGCAGATGGAGTTTGTTTCAAGTGAGAATGCAAGAAAAACTTTATGCtcattttcatttaatttcttgAGACAATTAATCATGGCAGATTTTGTGTCACAATGAGGAAAAGGCGGTCTTCCAGAATCTCTTTGGAAGCAATCACTAAGATGCCAAGCAAATCTTGACCGCATCTCTTCAACGGCAAGAATCTGTGAGCAGCCAGCTAAGAGCTGTTGATAAGCATTTTGCCAACAAGAATTTGAACCTGCCAATTTATTTCTGGCATTTTCAATCAGGTTCAATCCCTTCTCATCTCTAAAGCCATCCATTGAAAATTCTGCTACAGAACCAGTGGAATGATCTTTTCTCTGTGAAGGGTTATCAGCAGAGCCAGGAGTCTCTGTTGAAGAAGAGAACCAACCCCATGAACGGCACCTTGCTgaaaatgacattaaaatcagcagaaaaagaaggagaagaagatgaCGACCCATTTTCAGTTTCTCTTAAACTGGAGCCTGCATTACCCTGTTAAGAATTtattaccatatatatatatatagaggaaGAACTTGAAGTGCAAGAAAAGGAACAATGAAGGAATTTAGTGATAAGGGGATTCTTTTAAAAGTGAAATTACTATACGTTACGGGAAAAAAGGAAACGTTAATATGCTCTTTATTCATTTAC
Proteins encoded:
- the LOC110637154 gene encoding protein GAMETE EXPRESSED 1-like — its product is MGRHLLLLLFLLILMSFSARCRSWGWFSSSTETPGSADNPSQRKDHSTGSVAEFSMDGFRDEKGLNLIENARNKLAGSNSCWQNAYQQLLAGCSQILAVEEMRSRFAWHLSDCFQRDSGRPPFPHCDTKSAMINCLKKLNENEHKVFLAFSLETNSICYQLQAHSFKHKMERLVNDLKNSAEYTTDQLEIIQERTYSLSKSSNQIHETLCSTDFHVQNVSQTIEDVKDHMDVLSRHSESVYKQSREIAHSQSELREEQARMNDKLKEGMATIHDAYTNLGQQVDSLRIEAAEIEKQIDTVGETMSSRMRNLQNTADDIEDKAGKSLDKQHQLLDGQSTALKGLQLLTEFQSEALVESRSTLERLTEYGRKQQEELLQRQAQLQQVHDNLIENSKSILAAQEAFESKQTSMFIALDKLFALHNAMLVESRIIKVFFIYTMSVFIIYMFTSTKQTYTVRASLYIGLCATFLIEVAILRLTENNIEQQTWLINLVRSLYVLLSSIQLLHSIYTYRDYEVMNHQMILTLIDKVNDMQRNKELSWETDSDVNWPSWLETESPDEVDNLEEVGENSISTTSMTRKYDLRSRQRR